One Clostridium estertheticum DNA segment encodes these proteins:
- a CDS encoding GNAT family N-acetyltransferase: MNIKIISSENRKQINDFISSHWFSADMVVRGELVDMTILDGFVIYDEETIIGLVTYRIKVNECEIMSLDSLRERQGVGIALVNKVIQTASKMKCMKIKLITTNDNINAIRFYQKRGFDMANLYHNAVDTSRKLKPSIPLFGDFNIPLKHEIEFEMDLIK, translated from the coding sequence ATGAATATAAAAATAATATCTTCTGAAAACAGAAAACAAATTAATGATTTTATTAGCTCACATTGGTTTTCTGCTGATATGGTTGTCAGAGGCGAATTAGTTGATATGACTATATTGGATGGTTTTGTTATTTATGATGAAGAAACAATTATTGGATTAGTTACATATAGAATTAAGGTCAATGAGTGTGAAATTATGTCTTTAGACAGTTTAAGGGAAAGACAAGGAGTTGGAATCGCTCTTGTGAATAAAGTTATTCAAACAGCAAGTAAGATGAAATGTATGAAAATAAAATTGATTACAACAAATGATAATATAAATGCTATACGATTTTACCAAAAACGAGGATTTGATATGGCAAATCTATATCATAATGCAGTGGATACCTCGAGAAAGTTAAAACCATCCATTCCTTTATTCGGAGATTTTAATATACCTTTAAAGCATGAAATTGAATTTGAAATGGACTTGATTAAGTAG
- a CDS encoding TspO/MBR family protein, producing MFSIFKVKGEKNIIALIISVLLAEGIGFLSGFLSTTASSDYEKFNKPPFSPPGWVFPVVWIILFFLMAVATYRIWMKGKSGEDARKALVLYGTQLFFNFLWSIIFFRFRLYAIAFLELLLLIVFILLTTFEFHRIDRPSSYLMIPYIAWVSFAGVLNYTIWMLN from the coding sequence ATGTTTAGTATATTTAAGGTAAAAGGTGAAAAAAACATTATCGCTCTTATTATTAGCGTTTTACTAGCAGAAGGAATAGGGTTTTTAAGTGGTTTTTTAAGTACGACCGCCTCTAGTGATTACGAAAAATTCAATAAACCTCCCTTTTCACCCCCTGGATGGGTTTTTCCTGTAGTCTGGATAATTCTATTCTTTTTAATGGCTGTAGCTACTTATAGAATTTGGATGAAAGGTAAATCCGGAGAGGATGCACGCAAAGCGCTAGTCTTATATGGTACACAGTTATTTTTCAACTTTCTTTGGTCCATTATATTTTTCAGGTTTAGACTCTATGCAATAGCTTTCTTAGAATTACTTCTATTAATAGTATTCATTCTTTTAACTACTTTTGAGTTTCATAGGATAGATAGGCCTTCCTCTTATCTTATGATCCCTTATATAGCTTGGGTATCCTTTGCCGGAGTTTTAAATTATACTATATGGATGCTGAATTAA
- a CDS encoding histidine phosphatase family protein: MSIFLLRHGETDWNTIDRLQGHTDIPLNETGKKKIEQVAFIFKRNIGDINYIVSSPLSRAYESALIFSNSIGYKGEIIIDELFIERSFGLAEGLLQEEIKLKFPNFAVPEMEHEKNVFSRALQGLNYYDSIYSDVNILIVTHGAVLKTLVDNQIADINIVKSVPGGLFKVDLRNGEYQIKEIKVL, translated from the coding sequence GTGAGTATTTTTTTACTAAGACATGGAGAAACAGATTGGAATACTATTGATAGGCTTCAAGGACACACAGATATTCCACTAAATGAAACAGGAAAAAAGAAGATTGAACAAGTTGCTTTTATCTTCAAAAGAAACATTGGTGATATTAACTATATTGTATCTAGCCCTCTATCTCGTGCCTATGAGAGTGCGTTGATTTTTTCAAATAGTATTGGTTACAAAGGAGAAATAATAATTGATGAATTGTTTATCGAGAGATCTTTTGGTTTAGCGGAAGGGTTGTTACAAGAAGAGATTAAATTAAAGTTTCCCAATTTTGCCGTCCCTGAAATGGAGCACGAAAAGAATGTTTTTTCAAGAGCATTACAAGGCTTAAATTACTACGATAGCATATATTCTGATGTAAATATATTAATTGTAACACATGGTGCTGTGTTAAAGACATTAGTAGATAATCAAATAGCAGATATCAACATAGTAAAATCTGTCCCAGGTGGACTATTTAAAGTAGATTTACGAAATGGAGAGTATCAGATTAAAGAAATTAAGGTTCTATAA
- a CDS encoding DUF3795 domain-containing protein, with product MDKHMIGRCGTYCGVCEWREKTNCSGCQKCNGKPFWGDCSVAKCSIEREINHCGHCSDLPCEVLVAAYNTPGHEDNGERLLNLKNWASGKEEYLELRTLKSEDK from the coding sequence TTGGACAAACATATGATTGGTAGGTGTGGAACATACTGTGGTGTTTGTGAGTGGAGAGAGAAAACAAACTGCTCTGGTTGCCAAAAATGTAATGGTAAGCCATTTTGGGGAGATTGTTCAGTTGCAAAATGTTCAATTGAAAGAGAAATTAATCATTGTGGACATTGTTCTGATCTGCCATGTGAAGTATTAGTAGCTGCTTATAATACACCAGGGCACGAGGACAATGGAGAGAGATTATTGAATTTGAAGAATTGGGCAAGTGGCAAAGAGGAGTATTTAGAATTAAGAACTTTGAAATCAGAAGACAAATAG
- a CDS encoding CHC2 zinc finger domain-containing protein has product MRSKITERCISEIQDHLRDYVMEHSSKNKNRKFTCFNKGAHSHKDEDPSAAIVPGSRGRYWNCFSCGAKGDILTAVQYKDGIEGFHNAVKFLSTKYNIKIATEDHEATVKRDNFEPKQRHKEIVANYYYEDEQENILYKICRREWIDKGKRKKDFMAYTKDNSSWSFGIKATRHVIYKLPKVLEGIKNDKIIFFVEGEKCADEIFKLGQVATTTAFGARGFSAYSAGYVASLSRANIVILPDNDESGKVI; this is encoded by the coding sequence ATGAGAAGCAAAATTACAGAAAGATGTATAAGCGAAATACAGGATCATTTAAGAGATTACGTAATGGAACATAGTAGTAAAAATAAAAATAGAAAATTTACTTGTTTTAATAAGGGCGCTCATAGCCATAAGGATGAGGATCCAAGTGCAGCCATAGTACCAGGAAGCCGTGGCAGGTATTGGAACTGCTTTAGCTGTGGAGCTAAAGGTGATATTTTAACAGCTGTCCAGTATAAAGATGGGATAGAGGGATTCCATAATGCTGTGAAATTTTTAAGCACAAAATATAATATTAAAATTGCAACAGAAGACCATGAAGCTACCGTTAAACGTGACAATTTTGAACCGAAACAACGTCATAAGGAAATTGTAGCTAATTATTACTATGAGGATGAACAGGAAAATATATTATATAAGATTTGTAGACGAGAGTGGATAGATAAAGGCAAAAGAAAGAAGGATTTCATGGCTTATACTAAAGATAATAGTAGTTGGAGCTTTGGAATAAAGGCTACAAGACATGTTATTTATAAGCTACCAAAGGTTTTAGAGGGAATTAAAAATGATAAGATTATTTTCTTTGTAGAAGGAGAGAAATGTGCAGATGAGATTTTCAAGTTAGGACAAGTTGCAACTACCACTGCTTTTGGAGCTAGGGGGTTTTCAGCTTATAGTGCAGGTTATGTTGCTTCTTTGAGCAGAGCTAATATAGTAATCCTACCTGATAATGATGAAAGTGGTAAGGTGATATAA
- a CDS encoding staygreen family protein, producing MKKLNPEKLQVNFGAMTSETKLVIPRKYTLTHSDITEELFLTSAAKYDYDKITDKRDEVLAEWSMANDDYALMVYVMVDKEKNSVMAALRNDIFVKELPLAIEAIVYGDRELFKNNLFLYKAPIYVKFNSVYPVLNRLELWGTLSDYK from the coding sequence TTGAAAAAATTAAATCCTGAAAAGCTACAAGTTAATTTTGGCGCTATGACAAGTGAAACAAAACTGGTTATTCCTAGAAAATATACCCTTACTCATTCAGATATTACGGAAGAGTTATTTTTGACAAGTGCAGCAAAATATGATTATGATAAAATTACTGATAAGAGGGATGAAGTGCTAGCGGAATGGAGTATGGCTAATGATGATTATGCCTTAATGGTTTACGTTATGGTAGATAAAGAGAAGAACTCAGTAATGGCAGCTTTACGCAATGATATATTTGTGAAAGAGCTCCCTTTAGCGATAGAGGCAATTGTTTATGGAGATAGGGAGCTTTTTAAAAACAATCTTTTTTTATACAAAGCACCTATTTATGTGAAATTTAATTCTGTTTATCCTGTGCTTAATCGTCTAGAACTATGGGGCACTTTGTCAGATTACAAGTGA
- a CDS encoding MFS transporter: MDNKVKIKNNLVTAIMLGSFAFGLMSFILPIYSKRIGGNALAIGGLFSIFSMVTLILRPLIGKGIDKYGRKFFFVSAFFFYAIAMLLFSYSTNIQLLYISRFIQAIGSSFMWISAYSIAMDIADNEKRGKSIGQVDGASSKGALYGAIIGFIILGNFTLLIGWSLLFKGYAILSVIAGYIAYKYIPETITVNIEKNTPPNKEFNIDLLKLLCIVFISSISASMISPLLMIYLQDRFTTDVGMLATAFIPAALVYAFLPAILGGISDKIGRIVPMIIGLIVSGIVSLIFPHSFSIKILVVLWIVESIGIVMASPAEEALVADIVGKRTRGSAYGLYLTVASLGASIGPLLGGWLYDTFGHAVPFYLNGIILLMDALLVIILFGNYKKICSMNHIKG, encoded by the coding sequence ATGGATAATAAGGTTAAAATTAAGAATAATTTAGTAACAGCTATAATGCTTGGGTCGTTTGCTTTTGGGTTAATGTCTTTTATATTACCTATTTATAGTAAAAGAATAGGTGGAAATGCATTGGCTATTGGAGGTTTATTTTCAATATTTAGTATGGTAACCTTAATATTGAGACCACTTATAGGAAAAGGAATAGACAAATATGGAAGAAAATTTTTTTTTGTTTCTGCATTCTTCTTCTATGCAATTGCTATGCTACTATTTTCTTACTCAACTAATATTCAACTTTTGTATATTAGCAGATTTATTCAGGCAATAGGTTCTTCATTTATGTGGATTTCTGCATACTCTATAGCAATGGATATTGCTGATAATGAAAAAAGAGGAAAATCAATTGGACAAGTAGACGGAGCAAGTAGCAAAGGTGCATTATATGGTGCTATTATAGGTTTTATTATACTAGGTAATTTCACTCTTTTAATTGGATGGAGCCTTTTATTTAAAGGTTACGCAATATTATCAGTGATAGCAGGGTATATTGCATATAAATATATACCTGAAACAATAACAGTGAACATTGAAAAGAATACACCACCTAATAAAGAATTCAATATTGATTTATTAAAATTGTTGTGTATAGTTTTTATAAGTTCGATTTCAGCGTCTATGATAAGCCCTCTTCTAATGATTTACCTTCAGGATAGATTCACTACAGATGTTGGGATGTTAGCAACTGCATTTATTCCAGCAGCTCTTGTATATGCCTTTTTACCAGCAATATTGGGTGGAATTAGTGATAAAATTGGGAGAATAGTACCTATGATAATAGGGTTAATTGTTTCAGGTATAGTTTCTCTCATTTTTCCACATTCTTTTAGTATTAAAATATTAGTTGTACTATGGATTGTAGAATCTATAGGTATAGTAATGGCTTCACCAGCAGAAGAAGCTTTAGTGGCAGATATAGTAGGAAAAAGAACTCGTGGTTCGGCATATGGTCTATACTTAACGGTAGCTAGCTTAGGTGCATCAATTGGTCCTTTGCTAGGTGGTTGGTTATATGATACTTTTGGACATGCAGTTCCATTTTATTTAAATGGAATTATATTA